The sequence below is a genomic window from Candidatus Cloacimonadota bacterium.
TTAATATGCGAATTGCGAAGTTGGCTCACAAAATGCAAATTCCGGTTTTGTATTACATCAGTCCGCAATTTTGGGCTTGGAAGAAAAAACGCATTTTCAAAATGAAAAAGTATTGTGACAAAATTGCTGTGATCTTCCCTTTTGAAGAAAAGCTCTATAACAAAATTGATGCAGATGCAGAATTTGTTGGTCATCCGGTATGCGAAGAGATTAATTTTCGATATTCAAAAAAAGAATTTGCTCAAGTTTATAATTTGAATGAAAACAAAAAATGGCTCGGATTCATTCCCGGAAGTAGAGATATTGAAATAATGCGAATACTCCCCGAATTGATTGGAACCATAATTTTTTTGGAAGTGATTCACAAAGGAAAATTTGAATTTCTTATTTCGCTTGCCGATACGGTGAATGAAAACCATTTTAGAAAAATCATCGATCCGATAAAAGACAAAGTAAAAATAATTCACGAAACTTACGACCTGATGAAACACAGTGATTTTATTATCTCCAAATCCGGAACTTCCTGTTTGGAAACCGCTTTTATCGGAACTCCGGAAATCGTGGTTTACAAAATCTCTTCTATCTCATATTTCCTCGCAAAATTTTTTATCAATATTGATATGATCGCAATGCCAAATATTCTTCTTGGGAAAAAGATCATTCCCGAACTTATTCAAAATGAAGCAAATATCAAAAACATCACGGAAAATATCGAAAAATATTTATTAGATGAGGGAAATTATCTAAGCATGAAAAACCAAATTTCCACTATTGAAGATAAATTGGGAAATAAGAGTGCTTCGGAAAATGTGGTAAAAATAATTTTATCAATGATAAATGAAACAAGCGACAAAATATAGATTTGCCGAACTATTCGGCACTAATCTGATAAAATTGCTAATTAGCAGTTTACATATCAAAAGAATCGGATACGCTAATATGCAAGAAGTTAGGAAACAAAATGGTTCCGTAATCTTTGCTTTTTGGCACAGCCGCCTACTAATGCTCTCTTTTGCCCACAAATTTGAAAATATTCATGTCATCATCTCACAGCACAAAGACGGAGAATATATTTCGAGAATTACACTCAGTTTGGGCTATCAAACTATTCGCGGTTCTTCAACAAGAGGTGGAATAGGTGCTTTAAAAAAATCATTGCGAAAAATAAGAAAATTTGATCTCGCAATTACACCGGATGGTCCCCGCGGACCAAAAGAGACTGTTCAGGAAGGAATCCTTTATCTTGCATACAAATCAGGCAAACCGATAATCCCCGTTTTTTGTGACGCAAAACATAAATGGATTTTAAACTCGTGGGACAATTTTATTATTCCAAAACCATTTTCTCCTGCAGTAATAAAATATGGCAAACCCCTATTTATAAATACTAAATCAGAAATTACATCTGCGGGACGAGAACTTAAAAGGCGATTGATTGATTTGGGAAATCGGTCTGAAAAATAGTCGTAAATAGAATCATCAAAAAAAAATCCTTACGAAAATCTGCTAATAAATCTTAAAAACAAAATTTTCGCAAGGATAAATTGTGTTGGAATATATTTTTCAGTTATTCAAATTTAGCCAAAATGGCATCAGCTATTTTAGAAAATTCTTTTGCTGATTCTGCATCACTATGATTTTTCATATAGGACTCACCCATATCACCGGTTTTGGAAATATTGGGATCAATGGGAATTTGTCCTAAAATATCAACGCCAAAATCTTCCGCTGCTTTTTTCACACCCATGCCTTCGAAAATATTTATCATTTCTCCGCAATGAGGACATTTGAATCCGGACATGTTTTCAACAATGCCAAGAATTTCAACGTTCAATTTCTTAGAAAAATTGATTGTCTTTCGTGCATCAAGGAGTGAGAGGTCTTGTGGCGTGGAAACAATGATTGAGCCATCTAAGTTACCAACAATTTGCACAGAGGAAAGTGGTTCATCACCGGTTCCAGGGGGACAATCTATTATCAGAAAATCTAATTGAGGCCATTTAATATCACCGAGGAATTGCTTAATCATTTTCATTTTGAGAGGTCCTCTCCAAATGACAGGATCATCAGGTGATCTTAACAAAGCTGCGATTGTGAGTGCGTAAAGATTCTCATTTACTTTGATAGCTTCTAAATCGCCGTCTTTGTTGCTTATCAGAACTTTTCCTTCGATACCGAGCAGTTTTGCAATAGACGGACCGTGAATGTCCACATCAAGAATTCCGACCTTGAATCCCTTATCAGCCAGAGTATTCGCAACATTTACGGCAACAGTGCTTTTACCTACTCCGCCCTTGCCACTTAGCACGATCAATTTATGCTTTATACCGGCAAGATTTTCTTTCAGATATTTTGATTTACTTTTATTGTCATTATTATTCATATCAATCTCCAATTCTATTATTATTTCGCTTGTTAATTTTTTCAACGGCATTTTCGGCTGCCTTAATGAGTATATATTTTGTCGGGGCGTTTGTCAACAGCGGGTGAGTGCCAACCTGAAATGAAATAAATTCATAAACCGTAACTGCTTTTTGAATAGCAAGGCTGATAACATTTATCATTTCACCAACAGATTTTCCGCCACATATTTCACCGCCGATGATTTCTCCATTTTTGGGATTTACCGCGAGTTTGACGGTTATTTTACTTGCTCCGGAAAGAGTGCCCGGATGTCTGTCGATATCTTGAAATTTTCCAATGACAAAATCAATATTAGCCTCTTTTGCACTTCGCTCGATTGCTCCGGCAGATGCAAACACTTTATGATTTAGTTCAGTGGAAAATACAGATAAAGTTCCTGCAAAATTTCTGAGGAGATTAATTGTGAATAAGTTGTAACCAAGAACACGGGCTTCTGCTGTTCCTGTAGATGCAAGCATAATATTATCTGTTCTACCGGTAATAAATCCAACTGTTCCGGCTGCATCACCAGCCGCGTAAACATCCTTAATGCTTGATCGAAGGTAATTATCAACTCGAATTGCTCCTTGGCTATTTATATATAATCCGGTATTTTTTGCCAGATCCACATTGGGTTTGTAACCAACAGCTGAAATTACAATATCTGCGGGAATAATTTTGTTGTTGGCTAATTTTACTCCTTTGACTTGACCATTTTCACCTAAAATTTCTTCAACTTTTTTTTCCGTGAAAACGTTTACCCCGCT
It includes:
- a CDS encoding Mrp/NBP35 family ATP-binding protein; this encodes MNNNDNKSKSKYLKENLAGIKHKLIVLSGKGGVGKSTVAVNVANTLADKGFKVGILDVDIHGPSIAKLLGIEGKVLISNKDGDLEAIKVNENLYALTIAALLRSPDDPVIWRGPLKMKMIKQFLGDIKWPQLDFLIIDCPPGTGDEPLSSVQIVGNLDGSIIVSTPQDLSLLDARKTINFSKKLNVEILGIVENMSGFKCPHCGEMINIFEGMGVKKAAEDFGVDILGQIPIDPNISKTGDMGESYMKNHSDAESAKEFSKIADAILAKFE
- a CDS encoding lysophospholipid acyltransferase family protein, which encodes MKQATKYRFAELFGTNLIKLLISSLHIKRIGYANMQEVRKQNGSVIFAFWHSRLLMLSFAHKFENIHVIISQHKDGEYISRITLSLGYQTIRGSSTRGGIGALKKSLRKIRKFDLAITPDGPRGPKETVQEGILYLAYKSGKPIIPVFCDAKHKWILNSWDNFIIPKPFSPAVIKYGKPLFINTKSEITSAGRELKRRLIDLGNRSEK
- a CDS encoding FAD-dependent oxidoreductase codes for the protein MKKYDVIIIGAGPAGIVAGTTGKKQNPEKSFLMIKKEEKGLVPCGIPYVFHDLDEISQNAMGPKPFIAAGGEVLVDTVTEVNAETKNVKTESGKEFLYDKLVFATGSAPIVPKFIKGYDLEGVELIKKNYNYIEQLKQKTDSAKNIVVIGGGFIGAEVSEQLAKFPEKNVTLVEAGKHCLYRAFSSDICIQIDEELKSSGVNVFTEKKVEEILGENGQVKGVKLANNKIIPADIVISAVGYKPNVDLAKNTGLYINSQGAIRVDNYLRSSIKDVYAAGDAAGTVGFITGRTDNIMLASTGTAEARVLGYNLFTINLLRNFAGTLSVFSTELNHKVFASAGAIERSAKEANIDFVIGKFQDIDRHPGTLSGASKITVKLAVNPKNGEIIGGEICGGKSVGEMINVISLAIQKAVTVYEFISFQVGTHPLLTNAPTKYILIKAAENAVEKINKRNNNRIGD
- the lpxB gene encoding lipid-A-disaccharide synthase, yielding MKNIFFLVGERSADIHAAEVLKRLNKLDLECNYWGIGGSKMQQQGFEAIFPFEKFSIIGFAEVVKHLPFIRKVNSTIQKEFEIRKPDLIILLDYPGFNMRIAKLAHKMQIPVLYYISPQFWAWKKKRIFKMKKYCDKIAVIFPFEEKLYNKIDADAEFVGHPVCEEINFRYSKKEFAQVYNLNENKKWLGFIPGSRDIEIMRILPELIGTIIFLEVIHKGKFEFLISLADTVNENHFRKIIDPIKDKVKIIHETYDLMKHSDFIISKSGTSCLETAFIGTPEIVVYKISSISYFLAKFFINIDMIAMPNILLGKKIIPELIQNEANIKNITENIEKYLLDEGNYLSMKNQISTIEDKLGNKSASENVVKIILSMINETSDKI